TTTGaaatgtaagggtgcaaaccaaagtctcacatcggtcatgggacaaaaGAAATGTACTTATATAAATCTAAGGGGAAGTCATTCTATCGCCCATTGGTTTTAGaataaggatggactcttgggcttgtattgcaggacattgtgtttggactatacgatccttacaactggtatcagagctaggttatagccccgatgtggtggacggcGCAGTGGGCGCACCCCTGAGCGCACGGCGGTGCAACGTGGAGCACCCTGGCACGATGAGTTGATCCTGgagccttgtatcgaaatctccctgCCACTCCCACTGGGTTGAGAGTTCTGAGTCGGCGGCGGTAAAGGTTGGATCCGGACAATCATTGGAGGGGAGGCCCAGATGGACTtgagtttgaggggaggtttgtaagagtgcaaaccaaagtcccacatcggtcatggaacAAAACAAATGTACTtatataagtctaagggaaagTCATTCTATCACCAATAGATTTTAGAATAAGGATGGACTCTTGagtttatattgcaggacattgtgtttgagcTATACGATCCTTACATGAAATTCTAAATAGGGTGGATTTTACAAAAGCTTAAAGCAATGAAAATCTAATATTGTTATCCAATTAATTACTCCATACATATTTTGTATGTGGATTTTTTTTAACAGATAAAAAGGTAAGACTGTCGATTAAGGGGGTGTTTGGGGTTGCGATTAgaaaattgattatgcgttttgaataattataatcaaataatcAGCTGTAACAAAACGTGCCAAAGAGAAAATgtgtttggatttgattatgtGATTTGATAACGTAATAATCATATAATCAGTTATCTCGGTGTTTGGCAAATTAAATTATTTGATTATTTAACAAGTTAAATTACTAATATAGACattcataaaaatgataaattaCTGAACTACTTAATTTAACCTACAAAAATTCATTTATATATCTCATAACAACTGATAATACAAATCTGTTTGTCAATGTATTGCTAATAAATTTGAAGTGGATTAATTGTACAGTAATAATTCTAAAGTAGATCAtcataatatcatatatctatGTGCTAACATAATACGGAACAGATAACAAAAAGGTACGAGTAAATCAAAGAATCAAATACTAAATTACTAATACATGGCAAACATTGCAGCCTGGtgtacttgtaaaaaaaaaaaatgggctCCGAAATGTTATAGGGTATGAGAATTATAGGAGGGTATATAGGGAATTAATGGTCAAAGAATTGAAAATTGAATAATGCGTTTTGCAACAATATGACATACATTACTTCTTGAAAACTGCGTTTAGAGCCCTTAATGTTGCAATTAATTGATAGTTGTTTTTAATTTCCCAAACACTATTATCTGACTTTTTATGATTTCCAAACGTGATAATAAAAAAATCAATCTCAAATCGCAACCCCAAACACCCCTTAAAATGCGACGAATggagtatttattaaatacttaaaACATTAGTAATTTTTCAAGATTATGATCCAATCTTGAGAGTTCACTTGCAACATTTTCAAGCAAAAATGAAGTATTTAATTCACTAACCTTCTTCAATGAAAACAGAAAGTCCAAAATCGATAGCTTTTAATGGAGCATCTTCATCATGACCAACCATCAAGaaattttcaggttttaaatctctATGCATAACCCCCATGAAATGACAAACATGTACCACATTCACAATTTGTCTCCCAATTTTAGCTGCTTCTTTCTCAGAATAACTTCCTTTTTTTGTTATCCTATCAAAAAGCTCACCACCACTGCACAATTCCATTACCAAATGcacattcatttcatcttcataaCCACCTCTAAACTCCACAACATTCGGTTGTCCTGTTAAATGTTGCATCACCAAAATCTCCCTTCTTATATCTTCTATATCCTTCTTGGTCACAAGTTTTCGTTTCGATATCGATTTGCATGCATACTTTAACCCTGTCGCTTTTTCAGTGCAAAGATATGTGACACCAAATTGTCCTCTCCCTAATTCTTTACCTATATCATAGATTTCTTTAAGGTCAACATACTCCTTTCCTAAGATGGATTCATTTTCTTGTTTTTTCATGGTTTTTCGTGGGTTGAAATTTCTTTGTATCGGATAGTATGTTCTTTCTTCAGGGACGTAATGATCATCGGGAAGATATTGATCATGATGAGTGGGTGATGGGGATGAAATCGGAACTTCGTGACTTCTACGTGCTTTTAGTATAGACCAACAAATACCCATTGGAGCTTGAGGGTTGTTATGGAATGAGTTTGTGTTCGATTTGGTTTTTTATATAAACTTTGAAGTGAGTTGGATTATTAATAAATATTGAAGGTGCTTTGCTTTAAGATGTTTTGTTTCTTTCACTTTTTGCGCTTTTCTCATGTACACGCCTTTGTTGGTTCTTGATTTGAAGTTGCTTTCGGAGTAATAAAATATTTAAACGGGAAACATATACATGCATTTTATAAAATATTTGACACAATTTGGGCTAAACATCAAACCCAACTATGTAACAGTGAATTAAACCAAAAATGCTGATCATGTGTTTGGTTTTGAATCACGGCCCAAAGTACACGGCCTAATCAGGTTATCTAATAACCATTTCCGATCATTTTTCTTTATCATCCGAAAATTTGTTGGCAGTAAGGTTGAACCTGATACTTCTTGTGAGGATATTAGGATGCTAATCACCAAATGTTACATCTGAAAATTGCAAGCACATGTCTATTTAATATTAGCATCTTAACATAACCTTGTTATTATTTTATCCGATAACAAAGCTGTCGGAAGTTACAATCATATCCCGTAAACAAATAATCTTAAAACATAGTTAAAGGTTATTATACACACTTAATGATTCCATAATCTACCATTAAGTCATCAAAGCTCTTACCTTTTTGGTAAtcaagaaaatataaaataattgtAATAAGACTCATCAAGATATGTAAATTCAAGCACTAGAGACCCGAATCACTGGTCTAACACACTTGGTATGCACTTCATACCCACAATCAATACATTGATAAGCCCAACCCGAACCTTGCTCATCACAATCACAACATATAAACGGACCCCCACCGTTCCCTTGAGATACCAAGGAGAGTTCATGATGATGGCCCGAATGTAGTTCCATGCTTGGAAGATTCTTTGCGTCCTCGTCCATTTGGTTTTCTAACGTCTCAACCCTGGCCATAGTAAACGGATACGCTTCCTCTTCATACAAGTTAATTAAGCTTCTACCATTTTTTGTAACGGTTTTTCCATCTGGACCTAGAATGATCAAACTAGGAATACCTCGGATATCGAAGTACTTGGTGAGATCCTTATTGGTTGGGTCCCTAAACGGTAAGGCTAGCCAAGGCATTGAATTGAACGACGATTCAAATTCTTTCTCGTTGTGATCGCTAGACACGTAAATGATTTCAAAGTTTTCTTCATTGAAGTCTTGTTGAATTAGCTTTTGTTTTATCTTTTGGTAAATGGAAATCAATTTGGGAGTGAACTTGTGACTTGGGAGACACCATTGGGCTGAAAAGTAGAGCCCAATTGTTTTGCCAATCAATGAAGAAATGGACACCTGCATAGTATAGTCACATAAGGAACTCAAATTGTTTACTTTTTAATAAGAAATTTGCCATATCGCCTTTCATCAGAGATGTTTTAAATGTTTAACGAGATTGTACTTTATAGTTATTTTTAGGATTTTAATAGTTGGTAGTTCAGCTATGATCATCACTTTGATCGGTGGCGGAGGCAGGATTATTTTTCACTAGGGGCGGAATTTTTTTAAAAGCGTATAAATTCTTTTTGGGACAAAATTTGGAGTTTTTTGACCAAATATAAAGGTTTTTGGGTAAAATATGGAGGCTTTGGGGGGGGGAAAAAAAATCCATTGAGAACAAAATTGAatatccaaaatttttacactaaaaattacaaatttacTGAGAACAAGTGCCCTCTGTCCCTTCTAATTTTCGCCCATGATTGtgatgtaaaatatttataaaacaagcCTTAGGGCGTTAAAAGACAAAACAATATAGTCCATCttacatgttatatgtaaaaacaaaacaaTATGCTTATCTCAAGTCACCAAACATGTTTTATTTGGTTTACTCCTTTTTAGTTTGGTACATCATTATTACTTTGTGCCATTTTGGATCTTGTGTTGTACTTATGTGGTAGTAGTCTGCCTCTCTTAGTGAGAAGTCAGAAGTTTGACTCCCGTGAAATGCAGCATTGTACACAAGGTTGCCTCTTAGCCTTTGAATTCCACCCAAAGATGTtttccgcacatcgcgttgcgggggagggggttttaccgccaatgccctcggattgggccggGTTTCCTCCTGGCCAGCatttgggggcgggttatgcaaatGTGGGATATGAACGCGTGAGTGGTTTAGTCCTCCCTGGGTGATCCCGTACTGctgttcacaaaaaaaaaaaaaaaaaaaaaaaaaaaaaaactttgtgcCGTTTTGGTGACAAAAGGTATTTAACTGTTAACTTCAGACTGGCTCACAATTGTGATGCAGATACGGATCAAACATTGGGCCTAAGTGGTATTCAACCCACAACCTTGTTTGAATTCTTAATGGGTTTGAAGACCGAGTCCAACAAATGGAAGCAAGGGATCGGATGATTCAAGAAATAGTTTAATAAGGAAATTATTTCCTTGTGTTTATCTATTTTTTATGCTTATATAGTTTGTTCCTATTTCATAGTAAACTTGATAGCCTATTTAAAGTTGGTTCTAGTTTATtggaagtcagcttttgttttgaATATTTACGTGAATAAAAAAAAGCTGAGgcttttgtttatttttttattcGTTCTGTTCCATATTTTGGATTTATTTCTGTTTGGCCACGATTCTTTGcattatttggtatcagagctcaggTTTTAGCCAAACAATGTTTCGTGGTGGTTATCGAGGAGACTATTGCAGAACCGCCGATCGAGGCAGCGATGGGGATAATCGTAGACTCGCCGAAAGAGGCAACGAAGACCCTCGAGACGCAGAAGTAGAACGATTATATAAGCGAATCGCCGAGTTGGAACTGAACCAACAACGATTCCCTGCGCGCTACGATTCGGAAAGAATCGATTCAGAATCCATTTATGATATTGAACCCATCTATGATACAGATGGTGAAGATGGAGAATCCATCTATGATACCGAACCCATctatgatactgatggtgatgtatctttttctttttttgaatTAGATTATGAAAGTGATGTGGATGTAGTTACTAACAACATATGTCCAATGAAGAGGGTAAAATTTTCTTTCGTGAAGATGCTAATGTTTTTATGAAAAGTGATTTGGAAAACACTAGTGTTGTTCTCGGGGTTCGGTTAAATGTTTCGGTGATTGACGTTATAGACTCGGGAACGAGTCTTTTCGAAGAAGGGGAGGATGATGCAGATACGGATTAAACATTGGGCCCAAGTGGTATTCAACCCAGAACCTTGTTTGAATTCTTAATGGGTTTGAAGACCGAGTCCAACAAATGAAAGCAAGGGATCGGATGATTCAAGAAATAGTTTAATAAGGAAATTATTTCCTTGCGTTTTATCTATTTTTTATGCTTATCTAGTTTGTTCCTATTTCCTAGTAAACTTGATAGCCTATTTAAAGTTGGTTCTAGTTTATtggaagtcagcttttgttttgaATATTTACGTGAATAAAAAAAGCAGAGgcttttgtttatttttttattcGTTCTGTTCCATATTTTGGATTTATTTCTTTTTGGCCACGATTCTTTGCATTAAATTGGCTGTCTATCTATAATGTGAAAATATATCTGACTCACTAAGCGGTTGTTTCTATGGGGTTCAGATGCAGTGAGCTAGGCAATATTAGCTTTGCTTTAAGAAATATTATAGCGTAGTTACTAGTGCAGTTGGTATAGTAGTCTATATTCAAACTAGCCAAATCGAAACATACACATCCCGAAGTTTAACAACTCGTGGATCCTTGTAAAGAACATATGAACTAACAAAAATGGTTAGTGATATATCCGGTTTACCTTTTGATAAATTCACTAAAATTATACATTAAGAGCTTGTAATATATATAGGTGAATCTATTAAAAAGTATGTTGGATATATCATGATCGACTAGATCTTATTATGAAAACCAATATTAATAAGACTAACCTGTTTGGATGCGGAATGAGTCAAAACGAAATCTCGATCTTGATTCGTAAGCAAAATTGACAAAGTTTGTCGTTCATGCTTCTCCTTCTCTTGCTTCAATAATTCATCCAACCTCTCATTACTAAACGGGTATGCTTCAACACCATAACGGTAAATCAACTCAACGCCATCGTGTAAAACACTCGCATTATCATTAGGTTGCAAGATGATCAAACATGGAATCCCCTCAACATCAAACATCTTGTTCAATGCCTTTTTAGTTTCCAAATCTGAAAAGGGAATTGCTAACCATGGCATGTGTAATTGATAATATTCGTTGAATGCGTTCAAGTCTTCGTCAGATGAAACAAAGACTATCTCGAAATTTGATCCGTATTTCGCTTTGATATGCTCGTATACTTTAACTAAGAGCTTAGTAAAAGTTTGGCATTGTGGATACCAATTTGCTGAAAAGTAAATTCCCACTATTTTGCCTTCAAGATCCGAAATCTTTATCTACACGTTAAACATATCTTATCATCATATCGTTAAATATAACCGATTTTTTTTGATCGTCCCTCTGAGGACTTAAAATCTGGTGAGTCCCCTGCAAGGTATACTTTTTAGGACAATCATATTCATGAACCATTCAACCTGAAGTAAGAAAATAAAGTTTACGTATACGAAAATATATGATATAGAGTGTGGTGTCATTGATTTATAAGTCTTGAGATATAAAAATAGCACTTATAAACGTTAAATTTttcaatctaatttaatctaatctAATCTAGCTATGCACAAAAAGAAAGTATAAGAAAAGCTTCTCAATGATCATTTTAAATCACAATTTCACGATTGATTTGGGCGATGATGTCATATTTGTGTTTTTCATATTCTTAAAACATTAAAACTTGAATTTTAaccattgatttgaatttcatccatTGATTTGAATTCTAATTAAAACACTATGTGTCTCCTAATTAGGAATGGCCTCCCTCCTAATTAGTTACAAAGTATTTTTTCCCCCTCCAACTTAATTATTTGTACCCatcctaattaattattaattaatattttgtaGTACTAAATATTATttacttattaattatttaataaattaagtattaattaaaattaaattaaaaagtcaTCTATTTACGTGTTTATTCAATAGGATTTTGCTAAGGACGGGCGGGCAGTAAATAGAAAAGAATGTACACAGAGAGTGAGGTAGCCGAAGTAGCTACCCACATTGGACTCGGGCGGGCAGTAAATACTTCTACATCAATAACTGCTAGTATTAAAAAGGATACTAATTTGTATACAACTATTTTTTATCCATACACAATCTAACAAGTTTTAATGCGTTGTACTGTACAACATCGTAAAGTttatttggttgtgtattgataaaCAATAGTTGTATACGGATCACTTCCCCATTAAAAGGTAGCAAATGTCGTATAAAAGTGTTTTCCTGAACGTTAAAATTCAAATAAATGTAAGAAAAACCTACTAAAAAAAAGAAAATATTGATTTTTACCTTTAATACATCCATTGCCAAATTTTAAAATGTTTTGCAAACCTAAATTTGGTACTTAGGACTTGGCCcaaaagtttgtaaaattatttctcaTCCTACAAAGGAAAGCCTTTTTTAGCTTGGCCCAAAATCTCTGATGTTATAATCCATTAATTCGGTTCTCTGTCTATGTCGTTCATTCGCTGTTCAAACCAGAAAATAAAAGGTTAAAACGAATACGCCTCTATCTTTCGTGATGGAAACTATGTTTGGTTAGAACTATTGTCCTTTAGGAGCCACCTGTACCGGTATGTCGTGTGGTGGGTGAAGCCACAACCACACACAACCACACACAACCACAGAGTTGACTACGAGCAGATGTAAAGACCACACTAATATTTATCAAACATAATAaattaactaaaaaaaaaaaaaaaaaattcatgggTTGAGGGATTAATTTTACAACATAAAGCAATTTTAACAATTTTCTGGCATATTTCACTAGCAGTATAAATTGTTATGTAAAATTTGATTTTGATAACCATATAATTCAACAATaaaaaatatttattatatttCACTTTCACCTTTCAAATTTGTCAAATTAAATATACAAAATTTTCCATTTAGAGCTAACCGGGCTTCGCGCATAACCTCGCATAGGTACATGTTAATTAGGAATATTATTCTTATATAGTAAgatatacggagtatataataaaaaaaaaatccaaattaaAACAAATTTTGAAATCCTTCAATTTTTatctgtttgtttcatacttaCGTAAGAGTGTAAATGAGACGAGCTGAGCTCTATTCGAGAAATACTCGAAATCAACTCGGTACAAGTTGAGTCAAGTAAAAACTCGCCGACTCGACCTTAATTTATGTTAACATATTTAACATCTTTTTTGTCTAGTCTAGCAATATCGAGTTGATTTTggaatgtatttttttttttttttttttttttttgaacagcgatttTGGAATGTTTTgaactgattattattattattattaacatcattaatcatAACAATATTGATTGATAGTCAATCGAGCCGAGCTCATAAGTATAGGTTCAAGTTTGATTAAGAATGAATCTAGCTGAAGCTCGAACTCAAAAATACATGAGCTAGCATTGAGTTACGAGCTCTTTGCTTTCTAATGGATGTGTAGCTCGAACTTGCAATGATCATGTGTGACGACTCGAATATAGGCCCGATAATAGGAAGCATTTTCTGGTCAAGCaggatattaaatatatattttatttatagatCAAGGAAAGAAAGAGGGGACCTTAGCACCGGTAGGAGACAGAAGATAGTCACGATGATCGGAACTGAAAAGAGAGGAATATTTGAGGTTGTTTCCGACGGTCTTCACCGGCGACGTTGTGTTGATCAACGACAGTTGTTGCTTCATTTGTCTCTATCACTCTTGAATAACAATAAAATCTATCACGCTGAAATCAAGTGATTTgtgaaatttatttatttatattcgtGTGCCATCCTACGGCCCTATTCCTATCATATATACTACAGTAATATActctgtattatttagttaattaattaaaattaaaatacgaCTATTAATATGTTATACGTACAATTTACcaaaaaaatacttgatagtttgaACAAATAAAGTTAACTTACTTAttttaagtatattaatattgttGGTCACATACTGATGATGTGCGGAGCCCATCGGGCCGAGTAATTGGACTTGGTCCATGGGCCGCGGTCAAGTCTTCCTCCTAAACCCTAATTCCCTCTTATAAATAGAGGGGTGATCTAAGCAATTAGGGGGGATTTCTACACAATCcactctagggtttttacctaccactCCTGGTAGGGTTTTTCCCTCGCCGCCAATCGGAGCACCATCCATTGGCCGGCGGTCAGCccttggccaccctcccgagatcatcatctcggctagggttatcacggtatcCGGACCGGAGGTTAACGCCGCTGAACTAATAAAACCCTCCTTCTATTGCACTCAAGTATGTTTCTAGCCCTAGGCGAAATTATGCTTGATCaattggtgctttcattgagagataCAACCTATCTCGCATTCCTTCCATCAATCAAACGAACGGCTgtaagtttttaatttttatttcatTACGTTTGAAATCTAGGAAACCAATGTCTGTATGTAATATGATCTGCGTTTATCCATCAACCATATAGTACATGACATCTGGATTCAAAATATAATGGGTTACTAAAAGTAATATAGGGATCTGGTCATGGGATTCATGTTGTAAATCGTACACATATGTATGATCTAGTAAAAAGCGTGTACTTTTAGATCATTCGAACACCATGATATTTTCTTTTTCAATTAAACATCACGGACTTTTATTTTTCTTAAtaaaatatgtacatatttgttgtaTGGTATGTTAAAAAGAAAAGCATGTGACAAGATATTGATCATATATACTTTACACAGAAACATAACATACTTACGTATTCGttgttttatatttatttttcaacgACTTCACTACCCACCGTTAACGATCATCGCTTCTGGGTGACGGCGGTGTTGGGATATTCGGTTGATATGTCTTGATTTCAAGTAGCGAAAACCTCGCGGATACACCTTTCGGCGCGCAGATCGCGATGCTTACGGACATATCACAACGATACCGGCAATATTGCCTTCAATTCGGGCTGACCACCACGTATATATGCCGTTTTACGTGCTCAAATTTTTTGTTATGCAATATCACTTGTAAGTATTCATCATGGTTTAGCCTACGTTCACCGTAAGGTCGTAAAAGAATGGGCGGAATATTTGTGATCTGACTATAAATTATATTTCTTACGCATGATCCTATGAGATCACGGTCAATAAATTGTTTTAGCTAATGATATACTTACAAACGTAACTGAGAAGCAAGATCCGTTCTGTTAAACATATCTTTATCTATTACGCTCGGATCTTTTCCTATTTTACCTGATTTATTTTCAGTTTATCATAAGCACTATGCGAAAAATATGAGATTGCTATTTTAAGAAACTGTTTGAAAGATGTTTTGCTAAACGATTAGCGTATCTAACTTCTTATTTTTCAGCAATGTAGTCACGGGTGATCTTTCACAAATGCCCTTTTTGCGATACAGTGACGCGATATCACTTTCAGTGATACTTTTCATAAGTTCATGGCAGTCCCGTTTACGCCCATGGTTGCAGCTTATGTACGCTACACGCTTTGCGTGGATATATGCCCCATTCTTTTCGCATTCCTTGCGCAGCGTGTCTCCGGGCAGATTATAATATCTCCGGATAGATCGCAGTGCCATCTACATTGATTACACCGGGCAAGCCTCGTGACTACTAACGTCCACGCAGAACGGTCATGACACTAAAATCTATTTCCAGCGATGGCAACCAGAGATTTATGATGATTGATTAGATCAAATCTGTTGCATTCTTAGCATGACTGTTGCGTGTTTATGTTTGTTTTGTGGGGGCGGTTACGACTCCGGTGACAGCGGTTTCGGGAATTTGGACTTAATCGGCCTCGATAAGAAATAATCGATTAAAGGCGCGGATATAGTTGCAATACATGTGATGTTAGTTATTTCACCACGTACAATATATCTGCATCACCTTTATAATACCTTTTCGTGATGTCATTAAGCGGCGTTAGTCGCGAAGCATTTTCATATGTGCTATCCCGAGTTTATAGGTGTTGTCCACGTTGCATAAGACCATGGCGGCTCCACTAAGCCTATGGCTGCAGTTTCATTAGTGCTTCACGCACATTGTGCCATGAGGCTCTGCGTACGAGCATGGCTGCAGTTTACTTGTGCTTCGCTCTGCGCCATTTTAGTTTTGCGTAAACCCGTGGCGCATTACTTTCACACCCCTTTGCG
This genomic window from Rutidosis leptorrhynchoides isolate AG116_Rl617_1_P2 chromosome 2, CSIRO_AGI_Rlap_v1, whole genome shotgun sequence contains:
- the LOC139893802 gene encoding probable nucleoredoxin 2, which produces MKQQLSLINTTSPVKTVGNNLKYSSLFSSDHRDYLLSPTGAKIKISDLEGKIVGIYFSANWYPQCQTFTKLLVKVYEHIKAKYGSNFEIVFVSSDEDLNAFNEYYQLHMPWLAIPFSDLETKKALNKMFDVEGIPCLIILQPNDNASVLHDGVELIYRYGVEAYPFSNERLDELLKQEKEKHERQTLSILLTNQDRDFVLTHSASKQVSISSLIGKTIGLYFSAQWCLPSHKFTPKLISIYQKIKQKLIQQDFNEENFEIIYVSSDHNEKEFESSFNSMPWLALPFRDPTNKDLTKYFDIRGIPSLIILGPDGKTVTKNGRSLINLYEEEAYPFTMARVETLENQMDEDAKNLPSMELHSGHHHELSLVSQGNGGGPFICCDCDEQGSGWAYQCIDCGYEVHTKCVRPVIRVSSA